From Impatiens glandulifera chromosome 7, dImpGla2.1, whole genome shotgun sequence:
tctccatggaggactcttccatctcagtcagatCCGTTGTCTCCAGGGCAGTCTTTATCTCGATCAAGGTGttcttcctgttggaatgatagactaacaaccttgggcgtagaggatcattaagctcattctttctagcaaatttaggaacaaaacctttgatgacctcatatgtccacacttgaaatgccagtgcaaacccataaatgttataagcaaaaggagcataaggatcagtactcttcttcttcttcttataatatttgtgactgagatgtctcatgttcttgttcaaacccttgagggtggctctaaaggtcactttcccccaaggaaatcggaggaaactttcctcgtcttcgaccatgtggaggattttggcaaataccaccctccttgggtcaaatgaaaataggtactggcaaatcaagcataccagccccatcttccaggcatcttccttatctctacatctcaaaaaagcagtctccaagtcttgcattactacactcgacttccctttaaaatattttaccaacagaggtggacaacctcggcattcttcttcgttcacctcaggaaaccttccgaagtttaggcccgtcaccaaggcgtactctttcataccaaacacaagttcttgcccattgatattgaaagtaatctccttggaggttgaggttaccctcctaagcaacatgtgatgtacaatagttcctgagaactgcaacaCTGGCGCAGAGACTATATATCGGAATTGGGTATTGTACACCTTCTCcacaagatccatttcctcaaaCTTCGTTACAATCTTCTTAAGGCAGAGGGCGCTTTTCCAAGAAATCCGTCCAGGGAAATCAGGAACGgtggtttctgccatctacaaaaggaacaacaacaaaaatgtaagatCATATACATAGACCACATcaaacgttaagtacttagcgaagcgttaagtacttaacgaagcgttaagtacttaacgaagcgttaagtacttaacgaagcgttaagcacttaacgcttcgctaagtacttaacgcttcgttaagtacttaacgcttcgctaagtaatTCGCGAATCCCTAAACCagaaacaataaccaacaaccagaaacaaacatgcaaatataatgcaataatcaataaccagaaacaaacattaaacgctaaacctaaccaaataaactgaaacagccaaaaccctaaaactaaacatgcaaatatgaaaacccataaccaaaaaaagacatgcaacaaccaaaataaaactaacCTGAGATTTATGGGGAATCAATGATAGAGAGGGAGGACACGAGGGGGACGGGAAGATCGGCCTTGTCAATGTGTTCTTCAGTGAGACGGTTGTAGAGAGAGGAATCGAGAGGATAGAAGAGGGAAAGAAATGAATGtccaaatgttttattttttaaaatatatggtcAGGCGCGTGCATATACGCGCGCCTCTTCGTCTTCCTACGCGCGCGTGcagaagcgttaagtacttaacgaagcgttaagtacttaacgaagcgttaagtacttaacgcttcgttaagtacttaacgcttcgttaaatAACTAGCAGAAACGAtatcatctgcaaatatcatcacagccaaaagaacaatcaataagatgaacaaactaatacaccaatatgaacaaatatgaacatatatgaacaaatactacccaatatgaacaaatatgattcaatatgaaccaatattaaccaatatcaccaaaaagaacatatttagggttagggtttcattaaaaaatagaaatgagaacataaatctgttatataaacatagatTCGGGTTTAAGGTTGCTTATCTTGTCGATTTATGCTTGAGGGCCGTCGCCGGAGTTTACGCCGCCGGCGACAAACTCAGGAGGAAAGAAAgcatgagagagaaagaaaatgagagaaatgaaaaaatttgagtatatatatcaagactgtttcacttcgcgaaacgcgaactcccttcgcgtttcgcgaaaagggtaaattagtcaaaaaaaaaaataagtggtcatcagataaaaaatattaaaaattaccaCGGATACAAATAGGCCTATTTGCAGGGTCATTTAGTCCAATTTCCCCTCTCCTACCTCTTCTTCCTGTTCTTCCTgcacactctctctctctctattcgGTCTGCAGTCTGCAAATGCAGAAGAAGTCAACAATAGAATTTGGAATTGGAGTTTCGATTCATACCCATAACATATGGAGAAGAAACCCCTCCACTACCAAAAAGCTTATTCCCTTTTCAAGCCTTTTGATTTGATTGATCTTCAAAAGACAAAAAAGATGAACTTTTGACCTTCCCTTTATCAATTGAACAATCTTTGATATGGGTTATCTATCCTGTAAAGCTGAAGCATCGGTCGCCGTTTCAAATCCCCACCACAACCACCACCATCACCAATCTAAGAAAGAAAAACCCATCGAGATCCAGCAGTTTCAGTACAGCGACCTTGAAGCAGCAACCAATGGCTTCTCCGATCAAAAACTCCTCGGCAAAGGCAGCCATGGTTTCGTCTATAAAGGGGTTCTCCGTAGCGGTCGTCTCGTCGCAGTCAAGAAATCCGCATCCTCATCCCGCGCCGCCGCCCACGCCAACTCCTCGTCCAGAACCAATTCTAACGAAGTTGATAACGAGATTCAGATCCTATCTCAACTCCGGAGTCCTCGGCTCGTGAATCTCGTCGGATTCACCGCTGATCCTTCTTCCGACCGCTTACTCGTCGTCGAATTCATGAGTAATGGCACTCTTTACGACGTCCTGCATTCAAGTTCGCGACCTCCAAACTGGGGACGAAGAATCAAACTCGTTCTCCAGACTGCCATGGCTATTGATAGCCTCCATTGTCTAAATCCTCCGGTGATTCATCGCGATATTAAGTCTGCTAACGTATTGATCGATCGGAACTTCAATGCCAGGTTAGGAGATTTTGGACTTGCTCTTAGATGCAGTGCAGATGATTATCGTCTCCGGTCAACTCCGCCTGCAGGAACAATCGGATACCTAGATCCTGATTATGTAACTCCTGATAATTTGAGTACAAAAACAGATGTATTTAGTTTTGGTATACTTTTGTTAGAGATTATCAGTGGTAGGAAAGCAATTGATATTGAGTATTCACCT
This genomic window contains:
- the LOC124945301 gene encoding serine/threonine-protein kinase-like protein At3g51990, whose amino-acid sequence is MGYLSCKAEASVAVSNPHHNHHHHQSKKEKPIEIQQFQYSDLEAATNGFSDQKLLGKGSHGFVYKGVLRSGRLVAVKKSASSSRAAAHANSSSRTNSNEVDNEIQILSQLRSPRLVNLVGFTADPSSDRLLVVEFMSNGTLYDVLHSSSRPPNWGRRIKLVLQTAMAIDSLHCLNPPVIHRDIKSANVLIDRNFNARLGDFGLALRCSADDYRLRSTPPAGTIGYLDPDYVTPDNLSTKTDVFSFGILLLEIISGRKAIDIEYSPPSIVDWAIPLIKKGGKISSIFDSRLDPPKDPAVRKHLAVLAAHCVRSCRERRPSMKEIVERLSGLSKLVPLHSWNGFAKPCMMVDTIGKQVELKNNDKQPKVEEGEDDDGKSTSKALRNSGRVYSDLGVRGRRGLGLKDLMAVDEEHESELNTSRKTSSLRFGSARFLGRDLQLRRNKSIVVEN